The following is a genomic window from Inquilinus sp. Marseille-Q2685.
GGGACAAGGACGACGCCGGCTCGGTGGTCCGGATGCTGATGCGGGAGGATCGGGGCGGAGCCCTTGATGCCGCGGCGCTGCGCAACGAGGCGGCCGTGCTGTTCATGGCCGGGCACGAGACCACGGCCAACTGTCTGGCCTGGGCCTGGTATCTGCTGTCCCAGGCACCCGAGGCCGAGGACCGGCTGCACCGGGAGCTCGATGCCGTGCTCGGCGGGCGGCCGCCCGCCCTCGCCGACGTGCCGCGCCTGGTCTACACCCGCGCGATCATCGAGGAGACCCTGCGGCTCTATCCGCCGGTGCCGCTGCTGGCGCGGGAGGCGGCGCGCGAGGACACCATCCGCGGCCGCCGGGTGAAGGCCGGCGCCCTGGTCATCGTCGTGCCCTGGCTGCTGCACCGGCATCGCCTGTTCTGGCGCGAGCCCGATCATTTCCGGCCCGAGCGCTTCCTGCCCGGGCACCCGGACGCCCCCCTGAAATACAGCTACGTGCCGTTCAGCGTCGGGCCGCGGACCTGCGCCGGCCTGTCCTTCGGCCTGACCGAGGCGATCGTCTGCCTCGCCACCCTGGCCCGCATGGTGCAGCTGCGGCTGGCGCCCGGCGCCGCGGTCGAGCCGGTGTGCCACCTGACGCTGCGCCCGGGGGACCGCCTGCCGATGACCGTGTCGGCCCGGAACGCCCGCCCGGCGACGGAGACGGATATCGCAGCGGTGGCAATGCCGTGCTGCCCGGTCGCCCGTGGCTGAGGCGCCGCCCCCGCTCTCCGCCGTCTGGGGCGGGGCCGAGGCCCGCGCGGCGTGGCGGCGCTACTGGCTGCGCGACACGGTCTCCGGCCTGTCCGACACCGCCTTGCACTACGGCCTGAAGGCGCTGCCGGTCGGGTTGTGCTCGGTGCTCGGCTGGTGGCTGGGCCAGCGGTTCGGCGCCCGCCATCGGGCGTGGCAGGCGCGGGCCCTGCACAACCTCCGGCGGCTGCGGCCGGATCTGGACGACGCCGCGGCCGCCCGCGCGGTCCGCCGGATGTGGGGCCATATCGGCAGCACCATGGCGGAGTTCTCCGTCCTGCCGCGGATCTGGGGCTCCGACCGCGTCGCCGTCGAAGGACTCGGCCATCTGGAGGCGGCGCGGGCGACGGGACGGCCGCGGATCGCCGCCGCCCTGCATCTCGGCAATTGGGAGATCGTCGGCCCGACCCTCCTGGCACTCGGCGAGAACGGCCTCGACGTCTACCAGCCGCCGCGCAACCGGTTCGAGCGCCGCATCGCCGACCGCGTGCGCCGCCGCTTCGCCGACCATCTGCTGCCCCCCGGACGGGACACGGCGCGGCGCCTGTACCGGGCGCTGGTCGAAGAGAAACGCGGCGTCGTGCTGTATGTCGACGAGTTCCAGGACCGGCGCGTCCACGCGCCTTTCTTCGGACGGCCGCTGCGGCTCGACGGCAATCTCGCGCGCGTCGTGCGCCTGGCGCTGATGGCCGACGCCGTCGTCATCCCGGCCTATTGCCTGCGGGAGGGGCACGGCCGGTTCTGCGTGCACATCCTGCCGCCGGTCCGGCTCGGCCCGCGCGCCGACCGGTCGGCCATCGCCCGGGGCGTGGCGCAGCTGGATTCGATCATCGCCGCGGTCGTCCGCCGCCACATCGAGCAGTGGTTCATGCTGCACGACCTGGTGCTGGACGAGACATGACCGGTCCTGCGCAGCGGCCGGAAGGAGGAACGCCAGTGACTGCAGCCGAGACGCTGGACGGGAGCGCGCGCCGTTCGGATGCGGCGAACGACGACGCTCCTGCCCCCGAGGCCTGGGAAGGCCGCGTGGCCGGATTGAAGCAGAGGGTCATGGCGCGGATCACCCGCAGCATCGAGCAGGCCGCGGGCCGCCTGCCGCCGGTCCCGCACGGGCGGCGGCGCCCGTCGCCGCAGAGGATCGACCGGCCGACCAGCCGGCAGCGCGAGGCAATCGTCCAACCCACAGGTGAGGTCTTGATCGTGACATCGAGCTACAGGTTCCGGGCCTTCGACGGGCTCATCCCGGAGGAGCTGGACGGCCATCTGCCCTTCGCCCCGGCCCGCACCGACCCGGCGGGAAGATCCGGGAGCCTCGACGATCCCGGCGTCCGCGAGCCGGCCGGGCCGGCGCCCACGCCCCTGGGGGCCGGCGCCGCCGCGCTGTCGGCGGGCCGCCCGGCATCCCCCGAGCTCGCGGCCGCGACGGCGGGATCGGGCGAGGGCCTGGCGGCGTGGACGGTCGAGATCGTCCTGGCCTATCTGGCCAAGAACACCATCGATCCGATCGACCTGCCCAGGCTGATTTCCGACCTGAACAAGACCCTCTGGCAGATTTCCGAGAAGGATGTCCCGTCGAAGGACGGAAGCCGGCCGGCGGTTCCGATCGCCAAATCGGTGATGCCCGACTACATCATCTGCCTGGAAGACGGCCGGCGCTTCAAATCCATGAAGAGGCACCTGAAGGCGACCTACAATCTCACGCCGGAGGAATACCGGGACAAGTGGGGCTTGCCGGAAAGCTATCCGATGATCGCGCCCAACTATGCCCGGCAGTGCTCCGAGCGGGCCAAGGTCCAGAAGCTCGGGAAAAGGCGGTCGGGAGGCTGAGAGGAGGCGACGGCAAGCCCGGCGCCGGGCTCCCCGGGATCAGCCGCCCGCCGCCAGCGCATGGAACGCCAGGCCGAGATGGTCGCGGAAGGCGCGGACGGCCGGGGTCATCGCCAGGTCGCGCTTCCAGGCCAGGCCGGCGTCCATGGTCGGCACCGGCTCGGCCAGGGCCCGCTTCTCGATCCGCTGCCCGTCCAGCGACCAGGGCCGGTAGACCATGTCGGACAGGATCGTCACGCCCATCCCGGCCGCGACCATGGAACGGACCGCCTCGACCGAGGAGGTCTGGAACACGATGTCGGGCTGATAGGGCGTGCGGTCCCAGTAGCGCTTGGCGGTGAAGGCGGCCTCGTCCACCGTCAGCATGATGTAGGGCTCACGCGCCACGTCGGCCAGCGACACGCGCTCCGCCTTCTGCAGCGGGTGGTCGACCGGCAGCCAGAGATGGCGGGCGGAGCGGAACAGCGTCTCCGCCGCGATCTGGTCGGTGTTCTCCAGGTTCGAGGTCAGCATCACCGCGAGGTCGAGCTCGTCGCGCACCAGCCCGTCCTCGATCGCGGTGCGGTGGGCCTCGCGCAGCTCGACCGTCACCCCGGGATGGGCGCGGCGGAAGCGGGCCAGGTAGGGCGGCAGGAAATAGCCGGCGACGGTGTAGGTGACGCCGACCCGCACCCGGCCCTCGACCGGCGCGGCGTCGCCGGAGACGCGCATCGCCTCGGCCACCGCCGCCGCGATCGCCCGGGCCTGAGGCAGGAAGCGCGCCCCCTCATGGGTCAGCGATACGCCGCTGGCATGGCGGAACAGGAGACGCGTGCCGAGCAGGTCCTCGAGCTGCCGGATCGCCGCCGTGACTGCCGATTGCGAGACGTTCAGCTCCACCGCCGCCTGGCTGATCTGGCCCAGTTCCGCCGCGGCGATGAAGTAGCGGACCTGGCGGAAGGAGAAGCTCAATCAGCACCTACAACCCTTAGGCGAGCGATATCGGAAAATCAAATATCGATCTGAAGAAGATACTATTTCACAGGGGTGCTTTGCGGCGCAATGATGGGCCAACAACCGGCCCGGACCCGAACGGCCCCGCCCTTCGGCCAGGCGGCCGGATCCAGACAGAGGGGCCTCAATGCGCGCTCCGCGCCCCGGCACCGCCGTGCCCGCCCGGTTTGAAAGGCTCTGACGCATGACCGAGATCAACTGCGACATGGGCGAGGGCTTCGGCCTGTACCGGATGGGCGACGACGACGCGCTGATGCCGCTGATCTCCGTCGCCAACGTCGCCTGCGGCTTCCACGCCTCGGATTTCAACCACATGCGCCGCACGGTGCAGCTGGCCAGCAAGCATGGCGTGCGGGTCGGCGCTCATCCGTCGCTGCCCGACCTGCAGGGCTTCGGCCGGCGCGAGATGAAGATCGGCCGCGACGAGCTGGCCAACTGCATCATCTACCAGATCGGCGCGCTGAAGGGCTTCCTGGATGCCGAAGGCATGCGCCTGAACCACATCAAGCCGCATGGCGCCCTCTACGGCATGGCGGCGCAGCAGGAGCCGATCGCGCATGCGATTTGCGACGCCGCGGACGTGTTCCGGGTGCCGATCCTGGGCATGGCCGGGACGCTGCACGAGACCGTGTACCAGAGCCGCGGCCACCGCCTGGTGTCGGAGTTCTACGCCGATCTCGACTATGGCGACGACGGCCACCTAATCATCGTGCGGTCGCGCGGCAGCATCGACCCGAAGCGGGCGGCGGAGCGGTCGCTGCGCGCCCTGACCGAGGGCAAGGTCGCCTCCCAGGGCGGCAAGGACATCGCGGTGACGCCGGATTCGATCTGCATCCATTCCGACACGCCGAACGCGGTCGATGTGGTCCGCGCCGTGCGCGACGCCATCGGCCCCTGGCTGCGCGCGGCGTGAGGGCGGACCGGTGAAGACCCTGCTGATCGCCAATCGCGGCGAGATCGCCTGCCGCATCATCCGCAGCGCCAGGGCGCTGGGCCTGGCGACCGTGGCGGTGCATTCCGACGCCGACGCCAGGGCGCTGCATGTCGCGCTGGCCGACCGGGCGGTGCATATCGGCCCATCCAAGCCGGCCGAGAGCTATCTGAAGATCGACGCGATCATCGAGGCCGCCCGCGCCAGCGGGGCCGACGCCGTCCATCCCGGCTATGGCTTCCTGGCCGAGAACGAAAGCTTCGCCCGGGCAGTGGCGGAGGCGGGGCTGACCTGGGTCGGGCCGACGCCGGAATCGATCGAGGCGATGGGCGACAAGGCCCGGGCCCGCGCCTTGGCCGAGGCCGCCGGGGTGCCGGTGCTGCCCGGCAGCCGGCGCTTCGCCGAGGGCGACCTGGAGGGGATCGAGGCGGCCGGCGACGCGGTCGGCTACCCGCTGCTGGTCAAGGCCTCGGCCGGCGGCGGCGGCATCGGCATGCGCGTGGTCGAGGTGCCGGCTGATCTGCGCAAGATCGCGGAGTCGACCCAGGGCATGGCGGCGCGCAGCTTCGGCGACGGCGCCGTGTTCCTGGAGCGCTATGTCCGCAACGCCCGCCATGTCGAGGTCCAGGTCTTCGGCTTCGGCGACGGCCGGGCCGTGCATCTGTTCGAGCGCGAATGCTCGGTGCAGCGCCGCTTCCAGAAGATCGTGGAG
Proteins encoded in this region:
- a CDS encoding LysR family transcriptional regulator, whose translation is MSFSFRQVRYFIAAAELGQISQAAVELNVSQSAVTAAIRQLEDLLGTRLLFRHASGVSLTHEGARFLPQARAIAAAVAEAMRVSGDAAPVEGRVRVGVTYTVAGYFLPPYLARFRRAHPGVTVELREAHRTAIEDGLVRDELDLAVMLTSNLENTDQIAAETLFRSARHLWLPVDHPLQKAERVSLADVAREPYIMLTVDEAAFTAKRYWDRTPYQPDIVFQTSSVEAVRSMVAAGMGVTILSDMVYRPWSLDGQRIEKRALAEPVPTMDAGLAWKRDLAMTPAVRAFRDHLGLAFHALAAGG
- a CDS encoding acetyl/propionyl/methylcrotonyl-CoA carboxylase subunit alpha, with product MKTLLIANRGEIACRIIRSARALGLATVAVHSDADARALHVALADRAVHIGPSKPAESYLKIDAIIEAARASGADAVHPGYGFLAENESFARAVAEAGLTWVGPTPESIEAMGDKARARALAEAAGVPVLPGSRRFAEGDLEGIEAAGDAVGYPLLVKASAGGGGIGMRVVEVPADLRKIAESTQGMAARSFGDGAVFLERYVRNARHVEVQVFGFGDGRAVHLFERECSVQRRFQKIVEESPSPGISAATRGRMTAAAVALAEAVRYRGAGTMEFVVDADSEEFFFLEMNTRIQVEHPVTEAVTGLDLVALQLRLAAGEELSLRQEDIRQQGHAIECRLYAENPAKMFLPQPGTLARLALPEGMEGIRVDTGVRQGDAVTPFYDPMIAKIIAHGPDRAAAIDRMLAALGRVEVEGLVANAPFLARTGGHPAFRAGRTTTSFVDTHKAALIG
- a CDS encoding lysophospholipid acyltransferase family protein, yielding MAEAPPPLSAVWGGAEARAAWRRYWLRDTVSGLSDTALHYGLKALPVGLCSVLGWWLGQRFGARHRAWQARALHNLRRLRPDLDDAAAARAVRRMWGHIGSTMAEFSVLPRIWGSDRVAVEGLGHLEAARATGRPRIAAALHLGNWEIVGPTLLALGENGLDVYQPPRNRFERRIADRVRRRFADHLLPPGRDTARRLYRALVEEKRGVVLYVDEFQDRRVHAPFFGRPLRLDGNLARVVRLALMADAVVIPAYCLREGHGRFCVHILPPVRLGPRADRSAIARGVAQLDSIIAAVVRRHIEQWFMLHDLVLDET
- a CDS encoding cytochrome P450 → MRLRTLDFLSIWEEKAFEYQTMSMQLLARQIFICNSPDSVHHAFVGRAENFQRKSPQMRNALSPLLGDGLFVSDGETWRRRRRMVAPVLHSGRLGQFASIMVGAASELGGQWAALPPGSTVDALKAMAQLTAEIIGRTIFGRTLGAERTREVVEAFSEYQRHADQRDLLSLLGLPLSVPRWRSARITRSAARIHAILDEVIADLRDKDDAGSVVRMLMREDRGGALDAAALRNEAAVLFMAGHETTANCLAWAWYLLSQAPEAEDRLHRELDAVLGGRPPALADVPRLVYTRAIIEETLRLYPPVPLLAREAAREDTIRGRRVKAGALVIVVPWLLHRHRLFWREPDHFRPERFLPGHPDAPLKYSYVPFSVGPRTCAGLSFGLTEAIVCLATLARMVQLRLAPGAAVEPVCHLTLRPGDRLPMTVSARNARPATETDIAAVAMPCCPVARG
- a CDS encoding MucR family transcriptional regulator codes for the protein MTAAETLDGSARRSDAANDDAPAPEAWEGRVAGLKQRVMARITRSIEQAAGRLPPVPHGRRRPSPQRIDRPTSRQREAIVQPTGEVLIVTSSYRFRAFDGLIPEELDGHLPFAPARTDPAGRSGSLDDPGVREPAGPAPTPLGAGAAALSAGRPASPELAAATAGSGEGLAAWTVEIVLAYLAKNTIDPIDLPRLISDLNKTLWQISEKDVPSKDGSRPAVPIAKSVMPDYIICLEDGRRFKSMKRHLKATYNLTPEEYRDKWGLPESYPMIAPNYARQCSERAKVQKLGKRRSGG
- a CDS encoding LamB/YcsF family protein translates to MTEINCDMGEGFGLYRMGDDDALMPLISVANVACGFHASDFNHMRRTVQLASKHGVRVGAHPSLPDLQGFGRREMKIGRDELANCIIYQIGALKGFLDAEGMRLNHIKPHGALYGMAAQQEPIAHAICDAADVFRVPILGMAGTLHETVYQSRGHRLVSEFYADLDYGDDGHLIIVRSRGSIDPKRAAERSLRALTEGKVASQGGKDIAVTPDSICIHSDTPNAVDVVRAVRDAIGPWLRAA